The following proteins come from a genomic window of Triticum aestivum cultivar Chinese Spring chromosome 6A, IWGSC CS RefSeq v2.1, whole genome shotgun sequence:
- the LOC123128059 gene encoding myb-related protein Zm1 yields the protein MGRGRAPCCAKVGLNRGSWTPQEDMRLIAYIQKHGHANWRALPRQAGLLRCGKSCRLRWINYLRPDLRRGNFTAEEEATVIKLHALLGNKWSKIAACLPGRTDNEIKNVWNTHLKKKASEQKPGVGGSKGEPADGDPDTPVPSLSSASSSMTTSEGSNGGAGEQCGTSNEPETMDVPSPLELELEPVMDILGMLADAPTEALATAAPMPTSSCSSSSPTTCAGGGGGVEELLELPDIDMDADIWSIIDDDVARLQQGDATVPCTTKASPEEEGNEWWLADLEKELGLWGPTEESQPQAGPHDQIGYPGQDMEMVMSSSYPQSRSDHEASNSE from the exons ATGGGGCGAGGCAGGGCACCGTGCTGCGCCAAGGTCGGGCTCAACAGGGGCTCCTGGACGCCGCAGGAGGACATGCGCCTCATCGCCTACATCCAGAAGCACGGCCACGCCAACTGGCGCGCCCTCCCGAGGCAGGCCGGCCTGCTCCGCTGCGGGAAGAGCTGCCGGCTCCGGTGGATCAACTACCTGCGCCCCGACCTCAGGCGCGGCAACTTCACCGCCGAGGAGGAGGCCACCGTCATCAAGCTGCACGCCTTGCTCGGCAACAA GTGGTCCAAGATCGCGGCGTGCCTGCCCGGGAGGACGGACAACGAGATCAAGAACGTCTGGAACACGCACCTGAAGAAGAAGGCGTCGGAGCAGAAGCCAGGCGTCGGCGGGAGCAAGGGCGAGCCGGCCGACGGAGACCCCGACACGCCCGTCCCCTCGTTGTCTTCGGCGTCCTCGTCGATGACGACAAGCGAGGGGTCCAACGGCGGCGCCGGGGAGCAGTGCGGCACGAGCAACGAGCCCGAAACGATGGACGTACCGTCGCCTCTCGAGCTGGAGCTCGAGCCGGTCATGGACATCCTGGGCATGCTGGCCGACGCGCCCACGGAGGCGCTCGCGACGGCGGCGCCAATGCCAACGTCTTCGTGCTCGTCGTCCTCCCCGACGACGTGcgccgggggcggcggcggggtggaggaGCTGCTCGAGCTGCCGGACATCGACATGGACGCCGACATCTGGAGCATCATCGATGACGATGTCGCGCGCCTACAACAAGGCGATGCAACAGTGCCATGTACGACCAAGGCCAGCCCGGAGGAGGAGGGAAACGAGTGGTGGTTGGCGGATTTGGAGAAGGAACTCGGCCTGTGGGGGCCCACGGAGGAATCCCAGCCCCAGGCGGGCCCACACGACCAGATAGGCTACCCGGGCCAGGACATGGAaatggtgatgtcctcctcctacCCGCAGTCCAGATCGGATCATGAGGCGTCCAATTCTGAATAG
- the LOC123128058 gene encoding uncharacterized protein, producing the protein MLKALPARFLVVSPEPGGRRPRPRRRSLRPISSALMTNPAYFEVGRLLGSYGFMNITSYSSSQSGGLPNDIGNQDLSLGYSPEEIERLRVQDVGEGEVKIRLYEGRVVQGPLKGTQTVFKVYPGAIAGASEANLMALNELRTHAFLQSNARDICENIQFLLGAFETATGEQWLAFRDDGRYSAADYAKITSERQLKERPNFWNPYDRAYKLELRRYFVLRLLNGAMCGLVHMHNHDRLHQSLGPSSVVLNTVAEKNGYYLLPQLRDLAFSVDIGYSSVGVGALSDGLWRRASAAGASTPLEKRAFGVADDIYGAGLLIAYMAFIPFCEAGIMDGISLQRLLENTFRLDIYAAREYCLEDDKLSEAVNFLDLGDGAGWELLQAMLNPDYRKRPIAEAVLNHRFITGALL; encoded by the exons ATGCTGAAGGCTCTTCCCGCGCGCTTCCTCGTCGTCTCGCCGGAGCCCGGGGGGCGGCGCCCGAGGCCTCGTCGACGATCCCTACGGCCCATTTCGTCGGCGCTGATGACCAACCCCGCGTACTTCGAGGTGGGCAGATTATTGGGTAGCTATGGCTTCATGAACATCACAAG CTATTCATCTTCTCAGTCTGGAGGGCTTCCAAACGATATTGGTAATCAAGACCTTAGTCTTGGATATTCACCAGAAGAGATTGAGCGATTAAGAGTCCAAGatgttggagaaggagaagtgaaAATTAG ACTCTATGAGGGAAGAGTGGTGCAAGGTCCATTGAAGGGCACACAGACTGTATTTAAG GTATACCCTGGAGCTATTGCTGGTGCTTCTGAAGCTAATTTGATGGCATTGAATGAGCTGAGGACTCATGCTTTTCTTCAG AGTAATGCAAGGGATATCTGTGAGAACATTCAGTTTCTGTTAGGAGCCTTTGAGACAGCTACTGGAGAGCAG TGGCTTGCTTTCCGCGACGATGGGAGATACAGTGCTGCAGACTATGCAAAAATAACCAGTGAAAGGCAGTTGAAGGAACGGCCTAATTTTTGGAATCCCTATGATCGTGCATACAAATTGGAACTGAGGAGATATTTTGTCCTTAGGCTGCTTAATGGAGCTATGTGTGGCCTTGTCCACATGCACAATCATGATAGACTGCACCAAAGCCTTGGCCCCTCTTCTGTTGTTCTCAA CACCGTTGCAGAGAAAAATGGATACTATTTACTTCCACAGCTCCGTGATTTGGCATTTTCTGTAGATATTGG GTATTCGTCTGTGGGGGTTGGAGCGTTGTCAGATGGTCTTTGGCGTCGAGCATCTGCTGCTGGAGCATCAACTCCTTTGGAGAAGCGAGCTTTTGGAGTAGCTGATGACAT ATATGGAGCTGGGTTGCTTATTGCATACATGGCATTTATTCCGTTTTGTGAAGCAGGCATTATGGATGGCATTTCCTTGCAG AGGCTCTTGGAGAACACTTTCCGTCTTGACATTTACGCTGCAAGAGA GTATTGCCTGGAAGATGATAAATTGTCGGAAGCTGTAAACTTTCTAGATTTAGGTGATGGTGCCGGCTGGGAGTTGCTGCAG GCAATGCTTAATCCGGATTACCGTAAACGACCAATTGCTGAGGCTGTACTGAACCATAGGTTTATTACAGGGGCTCTATTATAG